In Penaeus vannamei isolate JL-2024 chromosome 24, ASM4276789v1, whole genome shotgun sequence, the genomic stretch cgggaattacGGAATCTCTCGTTTTACCTCTGGTTACGAATGAtgacgaaggaagaaaaatgaatcagaagaggagaagggagagaagagaaaaggggaggctcGATAGAGGAATAACGGGAAGCGAGAACAATGGTTATCTTTCAGAAGGCATTTCCGTGATAAGAAACTGGCGTGAGGACGAAGGTATAACGAGGACTCCGCCTTTGTACATCAGgcacctggaggaggaggagggtcttcAGGAAAACCAAGACGAAGACTTTTCTCACAACGGGGATAGGAAGGATAGAGCGAGTGACGAGAAATACATTAAGTGGGTGGACGAATATGAAAACGACGtcgaggaagaagacggagaagaggaaagaacggaggaagaagacagcgaagacgaagagaaagatgaaaaaagaggaaaaccggAAAACCTAACAAGACACGCCGAAGAGAACGAAGACAAGTACATCAGATGGACCGACGATGACCATTATATGACGGGAGAATCGAGAGACACCATAGAAAACGGAGACGCACCAGACAGAAGGAGAACGGCCATGCCTTCTGTCCCTTTGGAGAATTTCGTCGACGTCCACAGTCAGCTGATTCGTCGCCAGGGTCGCGTGTCGAGGAGGGCCTTCAGCGTGGGGTATCTCCAGGCTTGGTTCGAGGCTGTGCTGGACATATACCGTGCGTTGCAGAGGTCTGATGGAGCTAACTGATATCACAGATAAGAAACTgttatataagattttttttttttttttttttttttttaagaatgaagGGATATGATCTGCGTGGGATATCACCGTGCTTTGCTGAGGTCAGGTGGAGGTAACCTGTGATAACTTAATATCATGGATTAAGAGAGTAATGTATTTTGAATAACGTATATGAAATAAATCAAAGAATGAAGGTCTATAAACAGTTTTAGCTGAAGATAATTGATAtagtaaaaaagacaataatgtcAAATTAAGTTATAGAATTCTCTTTTTTAGAAAATGAAGGTATATAGAGTCACCAGAGCGATTTGTAGGATGAAATTTCGAATTGCGatagagtaaagaaaggaaattaGACCTGAAACCCACACGGAAAATATGCAAAGCCTATACTGTATAAAAGAGCAATAAAGTTTATTTCTATTACGAAATGGTGAAggaaatattacatacatacgtttTATATTTTCAACATGTTACATAATTGTCCATTCTTTAAAAATGAAATAGGAATAATGGCTGTATGAAA encodes the following:
- the LOC138866158 gene encoding putative uncharacterized protein DDB_G0291608, producing the protein MGYTNTTVPLPHDRLGHPNHHDLDRNYFKPTCDPLSFLKDFEQGALDLLEEHRNREHLSYFPQVWDHQGGGGTEVDRDLTEASQASLEAGQRAGHRGRRDGYGYPQVICKPSSTGLYSFFAFAILMLDITGNIMATIDISINVTGSSANVTTNNTNINNNTNTNNNNNNNNNGGGGGGGGGGGGGGNNNNNNNGRSLDGNSFVDAVASYILGDEQKTGITESLVLPLVTNDDEGRKMNQKRRRERREKGRLDRGITGSENNGYLSEGISVIRNWREDEGITRTPPLYIRHLEEEEGLQENQDEDFSHNGDRKDRASDEKYIKWVDEYENDVEEEDGEEERTEEEDSEDEEKDEKRGKPENLTRHAEENEDKYIRWTDDDHYMTGESRDTIENGDAPDRRRTAMPSVPLENFVDVHSQLIRRQGRVSRRAFSVGYLQAWFEAVLDIYRALQRSDGAN